One genomic window of Gimesia chilikensis includes the following:
- the ectB gene encoding diaminobutyrate--2-oxoglutarate transaminase, whose translation MSIFKRLESNVRGYCRSFPTTFTKAQNATLRDDKGNEYIDFLAGAGSLNYGHNNPQLKAKLLEFLERDGMLHGLDMHTDAKERFLEVFEKRILSPLELDYKLQFTGPTGTNAVEAALKLARKITGRTNIVSFTNGFHGVSLGSVAATGNSHFRDAAGTPLNNVTFMPYYGYLGDNIDTLEYFEALLKDNSSGLDLPAAVIVETVQGEGGVNVAGIEWLQQLETLCEEHGMLLIVDDIQVGCGRTGDFFSFEQAGIVPDIVTLSKSLSAYGLPMSLVLMKSELDQWEPGEHNGTFRGNNLAFVSAAEAIEYYWGDYQLSREIKQKGELIQERLQAIADSIIDVDLEVRGRGMIWGLACQECPDLSGKITEAAFKRGLIIETSGTDSHVLKFLPPLTIEEDLLKQGLDIVAESYKAVLEDEVIMKELGLITSE comes from the coding sequence ATGAGTATATTCAAACGACTCGAATCAAACGTTCGAGGTTACTGCCGCTCGTTCCCAACCACATTCACCAAAGCACAGAACGCAACTTTGCGTGATGACAAGGGAAATGAATACATTGATTTCCTGGCAGGAGCCGGTTCACTCAACTATGGTCATAACAACCCGCAGCTGAAAGCCAAGCTGCTGGAGTTCCTCGAACGGGACGGTATGCTGCATGGTCTCGACATGCACACCGATGCCAAAGAACGTTTCCTGGAAGTCTTCGAAAAGCGGATCCTGTCTCCGCTGGAACTGGATTACAAACTTCAGTTCACCGGCCCCACCGGTACCAATGCTGTGGAAGCTGCCTTGAAGCTGGCACGCAAGATTACCGGACGGACCAACATTGTTTCGTTCACGAACGGTTTCCACGGCGTGAGCCTGGGATCGGTCGCCGCGACCGGCAACAGCCACTTCCGCGATGCCGCCGGCACACCATTGAATAACGTGACCTTCATGCCTTATTACGGCTACCTGGGTGACAACATCGACACCCTGGAATATTTCGAAGCGCTGCTCAAAGACAACAGCAGTGGCCTGGATCTCCCCGCAGCGGTGATTGTGGAAACCGTACAGGGTGAAGGCGGCGTGAATGTCGCTGGTATCGAATGGCTGCAGCAGCTGGAAACGCTGTGTGAAGAACATGGCATGCTGCTGATCGTTGATGATATTCAGGTCGGCTGTGGACGTACCGGTGATTTCTTCAGCTTTGAACAGGCTGGAATCGTGCCGGATATTGTGACCCTGTCGAAATCTCTGAGTGCCTACGGGCTGCCGATGTCGCTGGTACTGATGAAGTCCGAACTGGACCAGTGGGAACCCGGCGAACACAACGGTACCTTCCGCGGAAACAACCTCGCATTCGTTTCCGCTGCCGAAGCAATCGAATACTACTGGGGTGATTATCAGCTGTCTCGCGAAATCAAACAAAAGGGTGAGCTGATCCAGGAACGTCTGCAGGCGATTGCTGACAGTATCATTGACGTTGATCTCGAAGTCCGCGGACGCGGTATGATCTGGGGTCTGGCTTGCCAGGAATGTCCGGATTTGTCGGGTAAGATTACCGAAGCCGCCTTCAAGCGGGGTCTGATCATCGAGACCAGCGGTACCGACAGCCACGTGCTGAAATTCCTGCCGCCGCTGACCATCGAAGAAGACCTGCTGAAGCAGGGACTCGACATCGTCGCTGAAAGCTACAAAGCGGTTCTGGAAGACGAAGTCATTATGAAAGAACTGGGTCTGATCACCAGCGAGTGA
- the ectA gene encoding diaminobutyrate acetyltransferase, which produces MDTAQQLIFREPRVEDALAISRLIKRCPPLDVNSTYATMLLCRDFHDTCVVVEQDSEVLAFLSAYRPPQRENTIFIWQAAVDSRLRSQGVASRMLDDLLSRESLADVNHLETTITPSNQSSQKLFRSLAKRLNTECRSVEGFPAALFGEVEEHEAEDLYQVGPFTLKPVHGEKPVIS; this is translated from the coding sequence ATGGATACGGCCCAACAACTCATTTTTCGCGAGCCCCGTGTGGAAGATGCGCTTGCGATTTCCCGCCTGATTAAACGCTGCCCTCCTCTGGACGTAAATTCCACTTACGCCACCATGCTGCTCTGTCGTGATTTTCACGATACCTGCGTTGTTGTGGAGCAGGACTCGGAAGTCCTGGCATTTTTATCCGCTTACCGACCTCCACAGCGAGAGAACACGATCTTTATCTGGCAAGCCGCCGTTGACAGCCGCCTGCGTTCCCAGGGAGTCGCTTCCCGAATGCTGGACGACCTGCTGTCGCGGGAGTCGCTCGCCGACGTTAATCACCTGGAGACGACGATCACGCCATCGAATCAGTCGTCCCAAAAACTGTTTCGCTCACTGGCGAAACGTCTTAATACGGAATGTCGATCGGTAGAAGGATTTCCTGCTGCACTGTTTGGTGAAGTCGAAGAACACGAAGCAGAAGATCTCTACCAGGTTGGTCCATTCACACTTAAACCCGTTCATGGAGAGAAACCAGTAATATCATGA
- a CDS encoding ectoine synthase, with the protein MLVRQLSEVIDTDRDIKAETWNSRRLLLAGDKMGFSLHDTLIHPGTETEIWYQNHLEAVYCIEGEGEIELIPDGPTYPISPGMMYALDENDRHLLRAKSQLRMVCVFNPPVTGQEVHDENGVYPAATTDS; encoded by the coding sequence ATGCTTGTACGTCAATTAAGTGAGGTTATTGATACCGACCGTGACATTAAAGCCGAAACCTGGAACAGCCGCCGTCTTCTGCTGGCAGGAGACAAGATGGGATTTTCCCTGCACGACACGCTGATTCACCCGGGCACGGAAACGGAAATCTGGTACCAGAATCACCTTGAAGCCGTGTATTGCATTGAGGGAGAAGGCGAAATCGAACTGATTCCGGATGGGCCGACTTACCCCATCTCCCCGGGCATGATGTATGCCCTGGATGAGAACGACCGTCATCTCCTGAGAGCGAAATCTCAGTTACGAATGGTCTGCGTATTTAATCCTCCCGTCACCGGTCAGGAAGTCCACGACGAAAATGGTGTATATCCGGCTGCGACCACCGACTCCTGA
- a CDS encoding transporter gives MRSLPCLILLCLNFCSAQAGDAAAEPLLIEQSEFGKALTETEPAALPVAPVTGFYFAPCCGTLFQWNAGPECSGGPQLDKPLQTDRPNFTSTSVTVGQGVTQIESGYTYLKSNEGGQDVRYQSFGEFLWRQGILADWLEFRVGFSPLQQTAQIGTYHNSTFGTQDLDLALQFALTPQAGILPEMALITSMSVPTGSPAFTAQHVEPGVDLIYAWQLNQIVSVAASTQGYADIDTSGKYFLEMAQSCSVNYTLNSQLSAFTEWFVLIPSGARTARTEHYFDAGFTFLINNNVQLDWSAGVGLSEGASDFFAGAGLSVRFP, from the coding sequence TTGCGCAGCTTACCCTGCCTGATATTGCTGTGTCTCAATTTCTGCTCCGCACAGGCAGGAGATGCCGCAGCAGAGCCGCTGCTCATCGAGCAGAGTGAATTTGGCAAAGCTCTCACCGAGACAGAACCCGCGGCCTTACCGGTCGCGCCGGTCACGGGTTTCTACTTCGCCCCCTGTTGTGGCACCCTGTTTCAATGGAACGCGGGCCCGGAATGTTCGGGCGGTCCTCAGCTGGACAAGCCGTTGCAGACTGATCGACCCAACTTCACCTCCACTTCGGTGACCGTAGGGCAGGGGGTGACGCAGATTGAATCGGGTTACACATACCTGAAAAGTAACGAGGGGGGACAGGACGTCCGCTATCAGTCTTTTGGCGAGTTCCTCTGGCGACAGGGGATTCTGGCGGATTGGCTGGAGTTTCGCGTCGGCTTTTCACCCCTGCAGCAGACGGCACAGATCGGCACGTACCATAACAGTACTTTCGGCACCCAGGATCTGGATCTGGCACTGCAGTTTGCCTTAACACCTCAGGCAGGTATTCTGCCTGAAATGGCGCTGATTACATCGATGAGCGTTCCGACCGGGAGCCCGGCTTTTACGGCTCAGCATGTGGAACCGGGCGTCGATCTGATCTATGCCTGGCAGTTAAACCAGATTGTCTCCGTCGCTGCATCCACGCAGGGCTATGCAGATATCGACACCAGCGGGAAGTACTTCCTGGAGATGGCCCAGTCCTGTTCGGTCAATTATACGTTGAACAGTCAGCTCAGCGCGTTTACCGAATGGTTCGTGCTGATTCCCAGCGGCGCCCGCACCGCACGCACGGAACACTATTTTGATGCCGGGTTCACCTTCCTGATCAATAACAATGTGCAGCTCGACTGGAGCGCGGGCGTCGGTCTGAGCGAAGGCGCATCCGACTTCTTCGCCGGCGCCGGTCTTTCTGTCCGCTTTCCCTGA
- a CDS encoding MarR family winged helix-turn-helix transcriptional regulator: MNRYHSVSELFLIKVENPMSPLGLEDQVIVALRRITRAIDLHSRNLMQEIGLTAPQLAALQTIARRQPITVGALAKSIHLSQATLTGILSRLESRHLVSRSRRGEDKRTVVVELTDEGQAMLKNAPSLLQDRFRRELLTLQQWEQTQMLATLQRIATMMDAEDIDASPVLSAGDVSSHTGPAEPDTDAFDKQPKADSHS; this comes from the coding sequence ATGAACCGATATCACAGCGTCTCTGAGCTCTTTCTAATTAAAGTCGAGAATCCCATGTCGCCGTTAGGACTTGAGGATCAGGTTATCGTGGCCCTGCGTCGCATCACGCGTGCGATCGATTTGCATTCGCGGAACCTGATGCAGGAAATCGGACTGACTGCCCCACAACTGGCAGCACTACAGACGATTGCGCGGCGACAGCCGATTACGGTCGGGGCGCTGGCGAAATCGATTCACCTGAGCCAGGCGACGCTGACGGGAATTCTGAGTCGACTGGAATCACGGCACCTGGTCTCCCGCTCCCGTCGTGGAGAGGATAAGCGGACCGTGGTGGTGGAGTTGACAGACGAAGGCCAGGCGATGCTGAAAAACGCGCCGTCGCTGCTGCAGGATCGCTTTCGTCGTGAACTGTTGACGCTGCAGCAATGGGAACAGACGCAGATGCTGGCCACGCTGCAGCGGATCGCCACGATGATGGACGCGGAAGACATTGATGCTTCTCCCGTGCTGTCTGCGGGTGATGTCTCGTCTCATACAGGACCGGCAGAACCGGATACCGACGCGTTTGACAAGCAACCGAAAGCGGATTCCCACTCCTGA
- a CDS encoding glycerophosphodiester phosphodiesterase, whose translation MLRPCRLLMMTVLLYLTLIHSVTRAEPLIVAHRGLLKVAPENTLANFRSCLELRLGFEFDVQRTRDGHLICLHDTTVNRTTDGTGKVADLTLAEIKKLDAGNWFDSQFKGEQVPTIDEVLELVSRYRQHEILVAVDFKDANVEQDVVRLAEKHGVLSKLIFIGRTIQESEVRDKLKAASPKAETAAVANNAGEFKDALGARNADWVYLRYLAPASEIQQVHQAGKRTFIAGPTVSGDLPANWRRITAAGVDAILTDYPLQLRLALKQQQ comes from the coding sequence ATGTTGCGCCCCTGCCGACTGCTGATGATGACTGTGCTGTTATATCTGACTCTGATTCACTCCGTAACGAGAGCCGAACCGCTGATTGTGGCTCACCGGGGGCTGCTGAAAGTCGCACCGGAAAACACGCTGGCGAACTTCCGGTCCTGCCTGGAGCTGCGACTCGGTTTTGAATTCGATGTGCAGCGAACCCGAGACGGCCACCTGATCTGCCTGCACGACACGACTGTCAACCGCACCACTGACGGCACTGGAAAGGTAGCGGACCTGACGCTGGCAGAAATTAAGAAGCTGGACGCAGGCAACTGGTTTGACAGTCAGTTCAAGGGCGAACAGGTGCCCACGATTGATGAAGTTCTGGAACTGGTCTCCCGTTATCGTCAGCACGAGATTCTGGTCGCCGTCGATTTTAAAGATGCGAACGTAGAACAGGATGTCGTACGGCTGGCCGAGAAACATGGGGTGCTGTCGAAACTGATCTTTATCGGCAGAACGATTCAGGAATCTGAGGTCCGCGACAAGCTCAAAGCGGCTTCCCCGAAAGCGGAGACTGCTGCGGTGGCCAATAACGCGGGCGAATTCAAGGACGCGCTCGGTGCGCGTAATGCAGACTGGGTTTATCTGCGGTACCTCGCACCGGCCAGTGAAATTCAGCAGGTACACCAGGCGGGCAAACGCACGTTTATCGCCGGGCCCACGGTCAGCGGCGATCTGCCTGCTAACTGGAGGCGGATTACTGCGGCGGGCGTGGATGCGATCCTGACGGATTATCCGCTGCAGTTAAGGCTCGCGCTGAAACAGCAACAGTGA